Genomic segment of Populus nigra chromosome 14, ddPopNigr1.1, whole genome shotgun sequence:
GTGTTAACAATATTCAGTAAGGTGTTCCTGCCAGAACACTTCATCAAttgcaatattaaaaaaaaacagctggGTGTAAATAGACATGAGGACAACACACCTCACTTTTAAGGGCAATGATGCAGGCCGTCGATGAACCCTTAGCTTTCATGTTTGCGTGAGCCTTCTCCAACACCCTGGCTGGGTCAATGGAACCACTGGGTTCCTCTTGAATTGCATTTACTGAATGAGACATAAGTTCACGAGAAAATTCCCCTGCATTGACTCCTACATCTGCCCAGCCACCTACACCATCTGCTATACCTATGACTTGTTCATCTTTGCATATGAAGTGAGCATCTTCCCCACCAGTCTCTTCCTTATCAGGATGTGGCAGGTAACATGATCCTGAGAGTAACTTCAAGTTTCTGTCATCAACAATATTTCTGAAGTCAATACTATGCAAATAGGTGACTATAAGACAGCTTCCTTTTAAATCCTAATGAATTTGCAAGATTTTGTACAGTGTTGCCAAACCCTTGCTTCACCACTGCCAAATCCATTGCAGAATATAGGGAAACCAATAATGTTTGTACCACAATTTTGTATTTGATTATAATGAAATTTGAACTGTAAAATGAGTcaccaaaaaagaagaattgaAACAGAGGCAAGGTGAGAGCACATACAGGCCAGATACCACAGTGGAGTCTACCGACTGTTCCTCGGAGGAATTCCCATCAAATGACACATCTTGAGCAGCCCGACCAAAGACACACACAGAAGACGAAGAATACAAGTTCTTCAACAATGGTCCAAGAACTAAATTATTTGCTTTACCATTCCTTCTTATTGCATCAAGCATAAGGTTCCCACACACCAAACGACTTTTCGGCAACTCCCCATTTCTCATTTTAACACTCGCTTTTAGACAACTAGAACGACTTCTGTCCGAGAAAAAAACACCACTGGGTTTTGGAAACTCCAATCCATTCACACAAGTGGCAATCAGGTCATCGATATGCACATCACCGAACACAGCTTTAGAACTAGAAGCAGCCATTGAAGTTCGAACAAGAGACCTCCTTGATGAAAATTGACTAGTATTTGACACCAAAGAAACCGAGTTTCTGCCAAGTATAGCTCTACCTAATCCAAAATTCAGTTTCAAAAGAACCCCAGATGGCATCTTATCCTcttaaccaaataaaatcaCCCTCTTAGCCAAAAAACCGAGTTTCATTACTTCCAATAAAAAACCTGAACAAGTCCTGCTACAACAATGAATATCTATCAAGAACCTGAAACGGGTTTTCAATTCGGAGTGCTTAACATTAGAATCTAAAgatagaaatgaaataaaaaaagaaactttaatGTGAAGAAAACATACCTTTTTTGGATTTATAGAGAGATTGGtggagaaaaaaactgaaagttTGAAGCTTTTGTTTTGGGGCTCGTTATTGGAAGCTCCGAAGATGGTATCTGGTGGGTTTTTCTTAGAGCTTCTCTCTCCAAATCTCTCCCGGGCTTATCtgcctctccctctctcctgtGCGTGTTTGCCTAGGCTTTGCTTGTGTCCAAATAGTGCAAAGAGTGGAGGAAAATAAAGCGAAAAGGGTTATTCTTTGGTTCTTTCCAAGCTTCCAGGTCCCGGCTAAATAGGGGTTGCTTAAGTTTGGTTTTTGACCAAATTGACCCTGTGAtttattccttttttgtttccttaatttcattctttctgGATATCAAATCTGACTTCTCCGTTGATGAAGAGATGAGTTTTTGACCAAGTTTGGTTTTTGACCAAATTGACCCCGTGAACTAGACATGactaaataagataaataaaaataaaaaaagcttagtGTGGACAAGACATGGTTAATtgtagattaaaataataaaataattaatttgcttTTTCTAAATCATCTTGACAACCCCTCCATTCCTAAACGGCTATATAGTCAACGTACCTTTGATTTAGAGTCGATgatcttttttgtttcattcTATTCTCTCTCCTCTTCAGTTTCAGTGTCtaaccttttaatttttcaaagcagttcttaaatatatttttccttcgaatttgttttctttttttttattactatttgttttatttaaaataatttataaaattagaatttattttcaatttcatcatccttcaatttttttcagatATCATATTTGgctttcattcttttgattttgatttgttttatttgatatttttttaaattgaatttttttttacgattttatcttttt
This window contains:
- the LOC133673359 gene encoding probable protein phosphatase 2C 80 → MPSGVLLKLNFGLGRAILGRNSVSLVSNTSQFSSRRSLVRTSMAASSSKAVFGDVHIDDLIATCVNGLEFPKPSGVFFSDRSRSSCLKASVKMRNGELPKSRLVCGNLMLDAIRRNGKANNLVLGPLLKNLYSSSSVCVFGRAAQDVSFDGNSSEEQSVDSTVVSGLNLKLLSGSCYLPHPDKEETGGEDAHFICKDEQVIGIADGVGGWADVGVNAGEFSRELMSHSVNAIQEEPSGSIDPARVLEKAHANMKAKGSSTACIIALKSEGLHAINLGDSGFMVVRDGCTVFESPVQQHGFNFTYQLETGNGGDLPSSGQVFTIPVAPGDVIIAGTDGLFDNLYNNEVTAVVVHAIRTGLGPEATAQKIAALARQRALDTNRQTPFSTAAQDAGYRYYGGKLDDVTVVVSYVTSSANN